The Coprothermobacter sp. genome has a segment encoding these proteins:
- a CDS encoding aminoacyl-tRNA hydrolase, translating into MRRKYTVFEPPVNRSQLEIGPLPSSISCVKTIMIAGLGNPGPEYDETRHNVGFMALDAIAHSFKVHRFNHNRLAHWAAVDLVLCDGSEPVRVVLVKPQTSMNSSGVAIAPMMKERNILLENLIVIHDEMDLPVGTIRVSFNATAAGHNGVRSIADNCGGKGFVRVRVGIEKPRSKDGVIDFVLSRFSRSEWPPIIDVIAQSPAVVRTIVCDGLMAAQAMFNHKVAKD; encoded by the coding sequence ATGCGAAGAAAGTATACGGTGTTCGAGCCCCCTGTCAACCGTTCACAGCTTGAAATCGGGCCTCTCCCGAGTAGTATATCATGTGTGAAAACGATCATGATCGCAGGGCTGGGCAACCCGGGGCCCGAATACGATGAGACACGGCATAACGTAGGCTTCATGGCCCTCGACGCTATCGCACATTCGTTCAAGGTTCACAGGTTCAACCACAATCGACTGGCGCACTGGGCTGCCGTCGACCTGGTGCTCTGTGACGGATCGGAACCTGTCAGAGTAGTGCTGGTGAAGCCTCAGACCTCCATGAACAGTTCTGGCGTCGCTATCGCTCCAATGATGAAGGAACGCAACATCCTTCTCGAGAATCTCATCGTGATCCATGACGAGATGGACTTGCCGGTCGGCACCATCAGAGTGAGCTTCAACGCCACAGCCGCAGGTCACAATGGGGTCCGATCGATTGCCGACAACTGTGGTGGGAAGGGATTCGTCCGGGTCCGTGTCGGTATTGAAAAGCCACGCAGCAAGGACGGTGTCATCGATTTCGTACTGTCGAGATTCTCCAGGTCCGAGTGGCCACCCATCATCGATGTCATTGCGCAGTCGCCGGCTGTCGTCCGGACCATCGTCTGTGATGGACTGATGGCCGCGCAGGCCATGTTCAACCACAAGGTGGCCAAGGACTGA
- a CDS encoding 50S ribosomal protein L27, which yields MAHKKAGGKSRNGRDSNPQYLGVKLYDGQVVRPGNIIVRQRGEHFKAGKGVMMGRDYTLFAVIDGTVKFESLKTVKRVHVLPVPELPVPEQAN from the coding sequence ATGGCTCACAAGAAAGCAGGCGGTAAGTCACGTAACGGGCGGGACAGCAACCCGCAGTACCTCGGCGTCAAGCTCTATGATGGTCAAGTCGTTCGGCCAGGCAACATCATCGTGCGTCAGCGCGGCGAGCACTTCAAAGCCGGCAAGGGCGTCATGATGGGCCGTGACTATACCTTGTTCGCCGTCATCGACGGGACAGTGAAGTTCGAGTCGCTCAAGACGGTGAAGCGCGTTCACGTGCTTCCTGTTCCCGAGCTTCCTGTTCCTGAACAGGCGAACTAG
- a CDS encoding phosphopentomutase, with amino-acid sequence MKKRAIVIVLDSVGIGEAKDAFIYGDGGSDTLRHIYKSVPGFHLPHLEELGLKYLLDLRFDSPVGSFGIMEEKARGKDSVSGHWEMMGLTLTKPFPTYPNGFPPEVIEAFEKRFSTKALGNRPESGTTIIAELGEEHMRTGYPIVYTSADSVFQIAAHNEVIPLDKLYEMCEISRREILQGEHLVGRVIARPFIGTPGNFVRTSDRHDYAAQPLGPTTLTQVSKAGMDVIGVGKTYDLFAGEGFTQHFHAENNEEGIQKTIELIKANNWEGLLFTNLVDFDMLFGHRRNAAGYATALERFDEAVPELLRSMKHDDILFISADHGCDPTFTAHTDHTREYVPVLAYSPSRRGGTYLGVRESFADLGATVAEYLGVAPVAGSSFLADIS; translated from the coding sequence ATGAAGAAGAGAGCAATCGTCATTGTTCTGGACAGCGTCGGCATCGGCGAAGCCAAGGATGCGTTCATCTATGGGGATGGTGGTTCGGACACACTTCGCCACATCTACAAGAGCGTGCCGGGTTTTCACCTCCCCCATCTCGAAGAACTTGGCCTGAAGTATCTGCTCGACCTGCGCTTCGACAGCCCCGTGGGTTCCTTCGGGATCATGGAGGAGAAAGCCAGGGGGAAGGATTCTGTGAGCGGTCATTGGGAGATGATGGGACTGACACTGACAAAGCCGTTCCCCACGTATCCCAACGGGTTTCCGCCTGAGGTCATTGAAGCCTTCGAAAAGCGCTTCAGTACGAAGGCTCTGGGCAACCGCCCTGAGTCCGGGACGACAATCATCGCGGAACTGGGCGAAGAGCATATGCGTACCGGCTATCCGATCGTCTATACGTCCGCCGACTCCGTGTTCCAGATTGCAGCCCACAACGAGGTCATCCCCCTGGACAAGCTGTATGAGATGTGCGAGATCAGCCGGCGCGAGATTCTTCAGGGTGAGCACCTGGTCGGTCGCGTTATCGCGCGTCCGTTCATCGGAACGCCCGGGAATTTCGTGCGAACATCTGACCGCCACGACTATGCCGCTCAGCCGCTTGGCCCTACCACCCTCACTCAGGTGAGCAAGGCCGGTATGGACGTCATCGGCGTCGGTAAGACCTACGACCTGTTTGCGGGTGAGGGGTTCACGCAGCATTTCCACGCCGAGAACAATGAAGAAGGTATCCAGAAGACGATTGAGCTGATCAAGGCCAACAACTGGGAAGGACTGCTGTTCACCAACCTCGTCGACTTTGACATGCTCTTCGGCCACCGCCGCAACGCGGCCGGCTATGCCACCGCCCTGGAACGCTTCGATGAGGCGGTCCCCGAGTTGCTGAGGTCGATGAAGCATGACGATATCCTGTTCATCTCTGCCGACCATGGCTGCGATCCAACATTCACCGCACATACGGACCATACACGTGAGTACGTGCCTGTTCTCGCATACTCTCCCTCGCGCCGTGGCGGAACATACCTGGGAGTCCGCGAATCCTTTGCGGACCTTGGTGCCACCGTGGCGGAGTACCTCGGAGTGGCGCCTGTCGCGGGTTCGAGCTTCCTTGCGGATATTTCCTAA
- a CDS encoding GTPase ObgE, translated as MGSISIRDSADRIVDEVIVRVTSGHGGNGAMSFRREKYVEKGGPDGGDGGRGGDVIFVATTRYSSLQFFAKKRTFRAQAGEPGAGRNKHGSDGLDVTILVPLGTVLTDIVSEEVLADLVDEGETVTVARGGGGGRGNAAFATSVDRAPRYSEEGIPAQERRIRLRLKILADVGIVGFPNAGKSTLLSKLSAAHPKIADYPFTTLSPNLGVAFSPDGERVTFADIPGLVEGAADGRGLGNKFLAHIERSRVLLFLVDGSSSDPDPVQAYHLLYRELEQYSEQLAGKPQFIVVNKIDVISPQKRTGIRTRFIHQGTPPLMISALENTGIDAVIERGLALVQSAPVPPREQVTRVYKLKPSDETFGISRLPDGMLSASGRYLDRIVHTTDFEKPFQVTLLDQRMRKIGVEKALRKKGAHDGQSVMIGGRVFTLGEETTKKR; from the coding sequence ATAGGGAGCATTTCCATTAGAGACTCAGCTGACCGCATTGTCGATGAGGTCATCGTCCGAGTCACCTCGGGACACGGCGGAAACGGAGCAATGAGCTTCCGCCGTGAGAAGTATGTTGAGAAGGGCGGGCCGGATGGCGGTGATGGCGGCAGAGGCGGAGACGTTATCTTTGTTGCCACCACCCGCTACTCGAGCCTTCAGTTCTTTGCAAAGAAGCGGACGTTCAGGGCCCAGGCTGGAGAGCCGGGCGCTGGGCGCAACAAGCACGGCAGTGATGGACTGGATGTCACCATCCTGGTCCCGCTGGGCACCGTCCTGACGGATATTGTCTCAGAAGAAGTCCTGGCTGACCTGGTCGACGAGGGTGAGACTGTCACCGTAGCCCGTGGTGGAGGTGGTGGCAGGGGTAATGCGGCGTTTGCCACGTCCGTCGACCGTGCCCCGAGGTACTCCGAAGAGGGCATCCCTGCGCAGGAGCGCCGGATCAGGCTGCGCCTGAAGATCCTTGCCGACGTCGGCATAGTCGGCTTTCCGAACGCTGGCAAGAGCACACTGCTGAGCAAGCTTTCTGCAGCACACCCGAAGATTGCCGACTATCCCTTCACGACGTTGTCCCCGAACTTGGGCGTAGCATTCTCACCAGACGGTGAGCGCGTCACATTTGCGGATATCCCGGGGCTTGTGGAAGGAGCCGCCGACGGTCGGGGGCTTGGCAACAAGTTCCTGGCCCACATTGAACGCAGCCGGGTTCTGCTGTTTTTGGTTGACGGCAGTTCGTCCGATCCCGACCCGGTTCAGGCGTATCACCTGCTCTACCGCGAACTGGAACAATACAGTGAGCAGCTTGCAGGCAAGCCTCAATTCATCGTCGTCAACAAGATCGACGTGATTTCCCCGCAGAAGCGAACGGGGATTCGTACCCGCTTTATCCATCAAGGGACCCCGCCTCTGATGATTTCCGCTCTTGAAAATACTGGCATTGACGCCGTCATCGAACGCGGACTGGCCCTCGTGCAGTCAGCGCCTGTGCCTCCCCGTGAACAGGTGACGCGGGTCTACAAGCTGAAGCCGTCCGATGAGACATTCGGAATCTCCCGGCTTCCCGACGGTATGCTCTCTGCATCGGGACGCTATCTCGACCGGATTGTCCACACGACCGACTTCGAGAAGCCGTTCCAGGTCACACTCCTGGACCAGAGGATGCGCAAGATCGGCGTCGAGAAGGCTCTCCGCAAGAAGGGGGCTCACGACGGACAGAGCGTCATGATCGGCGGCCGCGTCTTCACTCTGGGAGAAGAGACAACCAAGAAGCGATGA
- the nadD gene encoding nicotinate (nicotinamide) nucleotide adenylyltransferase, with translation MKTVLYGGAFDPVHAGHLFVGHEALRLMAPSILVLIPTGLPNPDFNKHLSASAADRVAMLRLAFAGVPDVIISDIELSREPRPSYFVDTLEGLRPSLGGGKPALLLGEDQLVAFPQWHRYQDILDQVELWFVPRAGRHHPVSPEVHAKALFDINPFDSLSSTLIRDRLQQGLSIEGLVSPSVAGYIAERGLYRSQ, from the coding sequence ATGAAGACCGTTCTGTATGGGGGGGCGTTCGACCCTGTCCATGCTGGTCACCTTTTTGTCGGCCATGAGGCCCTTCGCCTCATGGCTCCTTCCATCCTTGTACTCATCCCCACGGGACTTCCCAATCCGGACTTCAACAAGCACCTCTCCGCATCTGCTGCTGATCGTGTGGCAATGCTGCGGCTAGCCTTCGCAGGCGTGCCTGATGTGATCATCTCCGACATCGAATTGAGCCGTGAACCACGTCCATCCTACTTCGTGGACACGCTCGAAGGTCTCCGTCCGTCGCTGGGTGGAGGCAAGCCTGCACTGCTGCTCGGGGAGGACCAGCTTGTTGCGTTCCCGCAGTGGCATCGGTACCAGGACATCCTGGACCAGGTCGAACTATGGTTCGTTCCACGCGCCGGCAGGCACCATCCAGTCAGCCCGGAAGTCCATGCCAAGGCTCTGTTTGATATCAACCCGTTCGACAGCCTGTCGTCAACCCTGATTCGTGACCGGTTGCAGCAGGGTCTCTCGATCGAGGGCCTCGTATCCCCGTCCGTCGCTGGGTATATTGCAGAACGCGGATTGTACAGAAGTCAGTGA
- the rplU gene encoding 50S ribosomal protein L21 has translation MYAVIEAAGRQYRVELGETVKMEKIASEPGTPIVFDKVLVVTTDAGTQIGKPYVLDAKVSGTIVRTTRDRKVRVFTYKNKTTHKKLIGHRQTSTYVKITEIG, from the coding sequence ATGTACGCTGTTATTGAAGCAGCAGGAAGGCAGTATCGGGTCGAGCTCGGCGAGACCGTCAAGATGGAGAAAATCGCCAGCGAACCCGGCACGCCGATCGTGTTCGACAAAGTCCTCGTCGTCACCACTGACGCCGGCACTCAAATCGGCAAGCCCTACGTTCTGGACGCGAAGGTGAGCGGTACGATCGTTCGTACGACGCGCGACCGCAAGGTCCGTGTCTTCACCTACAAGAACAAGACGACGCACAAGAAGCTCATAGGGCACAGACAGACATCGACCTACGTGAAGATCACGGAGATCGGGTAA
- the mfd gene encoding transcription-repair coupling factor gives MQSGSFDLLLQQARASTPELFARFAQLLEQPGSITVSSPSSGYRQLLLTVLVTVCPRPVVVICPSVDRAEELSSMIRGMSGATSSARPFVVLPELGVEIMEYTQYSRPLSFARARALDQIYAHAETVVFTTAQGLIDPSIPAGDFAELVSTLTVGDRIIPHSLARRLLQMGYDGVSSVTEMGQFSMRGNVFDLYSQVGEYPARIVLEGNVISRIKLFDPVTQQSVDPVSSVGLQPPYPVLLDREARQSFAALAAERWKKERETSEGSEEQDATFLEDLESFISTTNSRGVNYFLYQYADPERMCGGLARLLGPRAIALFADVDPEAELTQIFDSARELYDRTIQTGFVPSSSALDQVEQTARRALGGFARSIILTASSAQDALTPASRELPPLTLSGSLSEYLGLHAPGETAIDVVSWNPDKARHLVMDTVEDPGIMARLAVIKGSLSAGFAAEGFMVLTDRELFPRATMSPRKTTRFSQAISRLEDLHEGDYVVHRDYGIGVFRGMNALTVDGVTRDYISLEYKDRSLLHVPVERLGYLEKYVGDRTEITLDEPGSRKWKRVRKEAAEDARRIAHELLETAAKRHTREGYMFKPNPELEVPVVDAFAYELTPDQSKAIADVLSDMEAGKPMDRLVCGDVGFGKTEVAIRAAARAVANGKQVAVVAPTTILAMQHFRNLEARFEPIGYKVALFSRMVGSRELTVDRKLLHEGRVDIAVGTHKVLNMAGDFKDIGLMIVDEEQLFGVLDKEKIKKMKAEVDVLTLSATPIPRTLESSIVGIRDISLINTPPVGRYPIRTFLMPFDEEQLTRAVRAEMARHGQVYFVHNRIIDIEGRFTLLSRLFPEARIAVAHGQLRSEVLEQIMLDFYEGRYDILLSTTIIEAGLDFPNVNTIIIDEGERLGLAQLYQLRGRVGRAGRHAYAYIFHSHGVLRESAAFKRLEAIASAVDFGAGLQVALKDLELRGAGDVLGVKQSGRFSDVGYHMFLSMVEEEIMRVRGQYSEPVAKPVIILGMSAFIPESYVADSGERLALYNAVERAGGQDLTALEERTVDRYGALPPEVLGIFALKRLELSLIPLGVSSVKESGQALVLEFATQEAATRFLRAHVDQIAHARTVRDSVVLPMKADQKPLSLLSRLLSGPETVH, from the coding sequence ATGCAGTCTGGTTCCTTCGACCTGCTGCTGCAGCAGGCACGGGCCAGCACTCCGGAACTGTTCGCCAGATTTGCGCAGCTGCTGGAACAACCCGGCTCCATCACGGTGTCCAGCCCGTCGAGCGGCTATCGGCAGCTGTTGCTGACTGTGTTGGTCACCGTTTGCCCTCGGCCCGTCGTGGTCATTTGTCCCAGCGTCGACCGTGCGGAGGAGCTGTCTTCGATGATCCGCGGCATGTCCGGTGCCACCTCCAGCGCGCGCCCCTTCGTGGTCCTGCCCGAGCTGGGCGTCGAGATCATGGAATACACGCAGTACTCGCGTCCCTTGTCGTTCGCCCGGGCCCGGGCCCTCGATCAAATCTATGCTCATGCAGAGACCGTCGTTTTCACGACGGCCCAGGGGCTCATCGACCCGTCCATCCCCGCTGGCGATTTCGCGGAGCTTGTTTCCACGCTGACTGTCGGGGACCGCATCATCCCGCACTCGCTGGCGCGCCGGCTCTTGCAGATGGGGTATGACGGGGTTTCGTCGGTCACCGAGATGGGCCAGTTCAGCATGCGGGGCAACGTGTTCGATCTGTACTCGCAGGTCGGAGAGTACCCAGCGCGCATTGTGCTCGAAGGCAATGTCATAAGCCGTATCAAGCTGTTCGACCCCGTGACACAGCAGTCAGTCGATCCTGTGTCATCCGTCGGACTCCAGCCGCCGTACCCCGTCCTGCTGGATCGGGAGGCCCGTCAGAGCTTCGCCGCCCTGGCTGCGGAACGCTGGAAGAAGGAGCGTGAGACCAGTGAAGGAAGTGAGGAACAGGATGCAACATTTCTCGAGGACCTGGAATCCTTCATTTCGACGACGAACAGCAGGGGGGTCAACTACTTTCTCTATCAGTATGCGGATCCGGAGCGCATGTGCGGGGGCCTTGCCCGCTTGCTCGGACCCCGGGCCATTGCACTGTTTGCCGACGTCGACCCCGAAGCCGAACTGACGCAGATCTTCGACTCTGCGCGGGAACTCTATGACCGGACCATTCAGACCGGCTTCGTGCCATCGTCCAGCGCGCTCGACCAGGTGGAGCAGACTGCGAGACGGGCTCTGGGCGGTTTCGCCCGGTCGATTATCCTTACCGCTAGCTCAGCCCAGGACGCCCTGACGCCGGCCTCCCGCGAGTTGCCTCCACTGACGCTGTCGGGTTCCCTCAGCGAGTACCTGGGACTTCACGCCCCAGGAGAGACCGCAATCGACGTCGTGTCATGGAATCCCGACAAGGCCCGGCATCTGGTGATGGATACGGTCGAGGACCCTGGTATCATGGCAAGGCTTGCCGTCATCAAGGGCTCCCTGTCGGCGGGGTTTGCCGCAGAGGGATTCATGGTTCTGACGGACAGGGAACTGTTCCCGAGGGCCACGATGAGTCCCAGGAAGACGACCCGATTCTCTCAGGCCATCTCGCGCCTCGAGGACCTGCACGAAGGCGACTACGTCGTCCATCGGGACTACGGCATCGGCGTGTTCAGGGGCATGAACGCCTTGACGGTCGATGGTGTCACCCGGGATTATATCTCGCTGGAGTACAAGGACCGTTCACTGCTCCACGTGCCTGTCGAACGCCTGGGGTACCTCGAGAAATATGTCGGGGACCGCACGGAGATTACCCTCGACGAGCCAGGATCGAGGAAGTGGAAACGGGTGCGCAAGGAGGCTGCAGAAGATGCGCGGCGCATCGCCCACGAACTGCTCGAGACGGCGGCCAAACGCCATACGCGCGAGGGCTATATGTTCAAGCCGAATCCGGAGTTGGAGGTACCAGTCGTCGACGCCTTCGCCTACGAGTTGACGCCCGATCAGTCCAAGGCTATTGCCGACGTCCTCAGCGACATGGAGGCGGGCAAGCCGATGGATCGCCTGGTGTGCGGGGATGTCGGCTTCGGGAAGACCGAGGTTGCCATACGGGCGGCGGCACGGGCGGTCGCAAACGGCAAACAGGTCGCCGTCGTCGCCCCGACGACCATCCTGGCGATGCAGCACTTCCGCAACTTGGAGGCACGCTTCGAGCCGATCGGGTACAAGGTTGCGCTGTTCTCGAGGATGGTAGGCTCCAGGGAACTGACGGTTGACCGCAAGCTCCTACACGAGGGCCGTGTCGACATCGCCGTCGGCACACACAAGGTCCTGAACATGGCAGGGGACTTCAAGGACATCGGCCTGATGATTGTCGACGAGGAACAGCTCTTCGGCGTCCTGGACAAGGAGAAGATCAAGAAGATGAAAGCTGAGGTCGACGTGCTGACTCTCAGCGCCACACCTATCCCGCGCACTCTGGAATCGTCGATCGTTGGTATCCGGGATATCTCCCTCATCAACACGCCCCCGGTGGGCCGGTATCCCATCAGGACGTTCCTGATGCCCTTCGACGAGGAGCAGCTGACGCGGGCTGTCCGCGCTGAAATGGCGCGTCACGGGCAGGTATACTTTGTCCACAACCGCATCATCGACATCGAGGGCCGGTTTACGCTGCTCTCCCGACTGTTTCCGGAGGCACGCATCGCGGTAGCGCATGGGCAGTTGAGGAGTGAGGTCCTGGAACAGATCATGCTGGACTTCTACGAAGGCAGGTACGATATCCTCCTGTCGACCACCATCATCGAAGCGGGACTCGATTTCCCCAACGTCAACACGATCATCATCGACGAGGGAGAACGCCTTGGACTTGCCCAGCTCTATCAGCTGCGTGGCAGGGTGGGCCGTGCAGGGCGTCATGCCTATGCCTATATCTTCCATTCCCACGGTGTCCTGCGCGAATCAGCGGCTTTCAAGCGTCTCGAGGCCATTGCCTCGGCCGTGGACTTCGGTGCCGGCCTGCAAGTCGCCCTCAAGGACCTGGAGCTGCGTGGCGCCGGTGACGTCCTGGGCGTGAAGCAGAGCGGCCGGTTCTCCGATGTCGGGTACCACATGTTCCTCTCGATGGTCGAGGAGGAAATCATGAGAGTACGGGGCCAGTACTCGGAGCCTGTGGCGAAGCCCGTGATCATTCTTGGGATGTCCGCCTTCATCCCTGAGTCCTATGTAGCCGACTCAGGAGAACGGCTGGCACTCTACAACGCTGTCGAACGGGCTGGCGGACAGGATCTGACAGCACTCGAAGAGCGGACCGTCGACCGCTATGGAGCTCTTCCTCCTGAGGTCCTGGGGATCTTTGCGCTGAAGCGCCTCGAACTGTCACTGATTCCCCTTGGCGTGTCGTCCGTCAAGGAGTCGGGCCAGGCGCTTGTTCTGGAATTTGCCACTCAGGAAGCAGCCACGCGGTTCCTTCGCGCCCATGTCGACCAGATCGCCCACGCCCGAACCGTGCGAGACTCGGTGGTCCTTCCCATGAAGGCCGACCAAAAGCCGCTCTCACTGCTTTCACGGTTGCTTTCGGGGCCGGAAACGGTACACTGA
- a CDS encoding nucleoside triphosphate pyrophosphohydrolase yields the protein MEEYEIRIISEPDPGLQLAFESGRHVAWAVPAGTDALVYASASSIRFLPTSARTLLDPAEAIGFLTWIRFAGRHYGTIICQCPVDMASVVVGLLGRLPGLSHDPTIEANDLTREAIRLADVLWPLVGTQYTALEEFRLLIAELRQKCPWDRQQTHVSLLDTLLEESYEVALAIQRGSADDLEEELGDLLLQVFIQSEIAREEDGFDICDVVQTVDDKLTFRHPHVFGSVSVASSDQVLENWQKLKAQEGRKKHFVDSAKLLSSIENALLSQETARCEGFDFESADQAYGKLLEESRELGEELNAASRDEHALAMELGDVLFSALNVARLSGINPVKALHHSFDKFRDRYDRVRAYATQQEVDIATASPEELDRLWQLAKNA from the coding sequence ATGGAAGAATATGAGATACGCATCATTAGTGAGCCGGACCCAGGTCTGCAATTGGCGTTCGAAAGTGGACGGCACGTTGCCTGGGCGGTTCCGGCTGGAACGGATGCTCTGGTCTATGCATCAGCCTCCAGCATCCGGTTTCTGCCAACCTCAGCCCGAACACTGCTGGATCCGGCAGAGGCTATCGGTTTCCTGACGTGGATACGTTTTGCGGGTCGGCACTATGGCACGATCATCTGTCAGTGTCCTGTCGACATGGCATCCGTTGTTGTGGGGCTTCTCGGCCGGCTGCCTGGACTGTCTCATGATCCGACAATCGAGGCCAACGACCTGACTCGGGAGGCGATACGGCTGGCCGACGTTCTCTGGCCTCTCGTTGGCACCCAGTATACGGCTCTGGAGGAGTTCAGGCTGCTCATTGCCGAGTTGCGCCAGAAGTGTCCATGGGACCGCCAGCAAACGCATGTGTCGCTTCTGGATACGCTTCTGGAAGAATCCTACGAGGTCGCGCTTGCCATACAGAGGGGCAGCGCGGACGACCTCGAAGAGGAGCTCGGGGATCTGCTGCTACAGGTGTTCATCCAGTCGGAAATCGCCCGTGAGGAAGATGGCTTCGACATCTGTGACGTGGTTCAGACCGTTGACGACAAGCTGACATTCAGGCATCCGCACGTTTTTGGCAGCGTTTCGGTGGCATCGAGCGACCAGGTGCTGGAGAACTGGCAGAAGCTCAAGGCCCAGGAGGGTCGGAAGAAGCACTTTGTCGACAGCGCAAAACTACTGTCGTCCATCGAAAACGCGTTGCTGTCCCAGGAGACCGCCCGTTGCGAGGGGTTCGATTTCGAATCGGCGGACCAGGCCTATGGCAAGCTGCTCGAGGAGTCCCGCGAGTTGGGAGAGGAACTGAACGCAGCGTCCAGGGACGAACACGCGCTGGCCATGGAGCTGGGGGACGTCCTCTTCTCTGCACTCAACGTCGCGCGGCTTTCAGGTATCAACCCCGTCAAGGCTCTGCACCACTCGTTCGACAAGTTTCGCGACCGATACGATCGCGTCCGTGCGTACGCGACACAGCAGGAGGTCGATATTGCGACAGCATCTCCTGAGGAACTGGACCGCTTATGGCAACTGGCGAAGAACGCATAG